In Plantibacter sp. PA-3-X8, one DNA window encodes the following:
- a CDS encoding MarR family winged helix-turn-helix transcriptional regulator, whose protein sequence is MTDDRQAQPSEPTATDPVEMIEQALVQIRRDQSGRRFGGRGGRGGPGHHHHDEHGGHRHDADGGAEDERGRGRGPGFGPGFGGPWAPGGGARHPREQAIAQAARFRMLDALARDEAAGGMGISALAESIGVDQPRASRLVAEATKRGEVARAVDPNDGRRSVVQLSAAGRAVLQEAHRGRRDAVTTALSGFAPEEVAQFAAYLERFAAAWPRPDTDR, encoded by the coding sequence ATGACCGATGATCGTCAAGCGCAGCCCAGCGAACCCACAGCAACCGACCCGGTGGAGATGATCGAGCAGGCCCTCGTCCAGATCCGACGGGACCAGTCAGGCCGTCGGTTCGGCGGACGCGGTGGGCGCGGTGGGCCCGGTCATCACCACCACGATGAGCACGGCGGTCATCGGCACGACGCCGACGGCGGCGCTGAGGATGAACGCGGGCGCGGGCGCGGTCCGGGCTTCGGACCCGGCTTCGGTGGGCCCTGGGCTCCCGGCGGTGGCGCCCGTCACCCGCGCGAGCAGGCGATCGCACAGGCTGCTCGGTTCCGGATGCTGGACGCGCTCGCCCGTGATGAGGCGGCCGGTGGCATGGGGATCAGTGCGCTCGCGGAGTCGATCGGTGTCGACCAGCCCCGCGCGAGCCGGCTCGTGGCCGAAGCGACGAAGCGCGGCGAGGTCGCTCGCGCAGTCGACCCGAACGACGGTCGACGCAGCGTGGTGCAGCTGAGCGCCGCCGGCCGCGCGGTCCTGCAGGAGGCGCACCGGGGTCGACGCGACGCGGTCACGACCGCGCTCTCGGGATTCGCGCCCGAGGAGGTGGCGCAGTTCGCCGCGTACCTCGAGCGCTTCGCCGCCGCGTGGCCGCGCCCCGACACCGACCGGTAG